One genomic segment of Campylobacter sp. includes these proteins:
- a CDS encoding amino acid ABC transporter substrate-binding protein, with product MKIFKALLATALITATLSAKTLKEGTLVIATEGTYSPYSFYDEKNNLTGFDVDIARALAKELGLKAEFLTAPWDAMLAAFDAGKADIAMNQVSITQERKKKYNFSEPYTVAYAALVVRADNEGIKSFADLKGKKSVHSATSNWADMARSYGADIVTADGFSKGVELIIARRADATINDNITFFDYMKQRPNAPLKIAAQGNEPIYSAVLLKKDDELTAQINSALKSLKQKGVLKEISLKYFGKDITE from the coding sequence ATGAAAATATTTAAAGCCCTGCTCGCAACAGCGCTAATCACCGCCACCCTAAGCGCTAAGACGCTTAAAGAGGGCACGCTCGTAATAGCTACGGAGGGGACTTACTCGCCGTATTCTTTCTATGACGAGAAAAATAATCTTACCGGCTTTGATGTCGATATCGCTCGCGCACTGGCAAAAGAGCTAGGGCTAAAGGCGGAATTTTTAACCGCGCCGTGGGATGCGATGCTCGCGGCATTTGACGCAGGCAAAGCGGACATAGCGATGAATCAAGTAAGCATCACGCAGGAGCGCAAGAAAAAATATAATTTCAGCGAGCCTTATACCGTGGCTTATGCTGCGCTGGTAGTACGAGCTGATAACGAAGGGATTAAGAGTTTTGCGGATCTTAAAGGCAAAAAAAGCGTCCACTCCGCTACCAGTAACTGGGCGGACATGGCGCGCAGCTATGGCGCTGATATCGTCACAGCAGACGGATTTAGCAAGGGCGTGGAGCTCATCATAGCTCGTCGCGCAGACGCTACGATCAACGACAATATCACATTTTTCGACTATATGAAGCAGCGCCCAAACGCCCCGCTAAAGATCGCAGCTCAAGGTAATGAGCCGATCTATTCCGCCGTGCTACTTAAAAAGGACGACGAGCTGACGGCGCAGATAAATTCCGCGCTAAAATCGCTAAAGCAAAAAGGCGTTCTGAAAGAAATTTCACTTAAATATTTTGGCAAAGACATTACGGAGTAA
- a CDS encoding amino acid ABC transporter ATP-binding protein, which produces MIKFTNLTKCFGDHVVLNELSLEFRDGQTTVILGSSGSGKSTMLRCINLLEIPSGGELRLGEFKINFDAPHKTSEYHPFRAHTGMVFQSFNLFPHLNVLQNVIEAPVHVLKQPRELAEANAMALLKKVGMADKAGAYPARLSGGQSQRVAIARALAMQPEFLLLDEPTSALDPELEAQVLKTIAELAAEDRSLIIVTHNMGFARKIADRILFLDGGVIAFDGDAEEFFGSSDERIAKFIGAMSF; this is translated from the coding sequence ATGATAAAATTTACGAACTTAACTAAGTGCTTCGGCGATCACGTCGTGCTAAACGAGCTAAGCTTAGAATTTCGCGATGGGCAAACGACAGTGATTTTAGGAAGCTCCGGCTCCGGCAAATCCACGATGCTGCGTTGCATAAATCTGCTCGAAATTCCAAGCGGCGGCGAGCTACGGCTAGGCGAGTTTAAGATAAATTTCGATGCTCCGCATAAAACAAGCGAGTATCATCCGTTCCGCGCTCATACGGGCATGGTTTTTCAAAGCTTCAATCTCTTTCCGCACCTCAACGTCTTGCAAAACGTCATCGAAGCGCCCGTACACGTGCTAAAGCAGCCACGCGAGCTTGCCGAGGCAAATGCAATGGCGCTGCTAAAAAAAGTCGGTATGGCGGATAAAGCTGGCGCGTATCCGGCTCGCCTCTCCGGCGGTCAGAGCCAGCGCGTGGCGATCGCGCGGGCACTTGCGATGCAGCCTGAGTTTTTGCTGCTGGACGAGCCTACGAGCGCGCTTGATCCCGAGCTTGAGGCGCAGGTGCTAAAGACTATCGCAGAGCTTGCCGCAGAGGATCGCTCGCTTATCATCGTCACGCACAATATGGGCTTTGCGCGCAAGATCGCAGATAGAATTTTATTCTTAGACGGCGGAGTTATCGCATTCGACGGCGACGCAGAGGAATTCTTCGGTAGCAGCGATGAGCGCATAGCTAAATTTATCGGAGCGATGAGCTTTTAA
- a CDS encoding amino acid ABC transporter permease, whose amino-acid sequence MNETSRILELVSSSLEPMALALLQVTIPLTIISFLLGLVLAVLTAVARIANFKILKQLSEIYIWIFRGTPLLVQLFIVYFGLPIIGITLDVWAAAIITFSLNIGAYASEAVRAAILSVPKGQWEAATSLGMSYAQILRRIIAPQAARISLPPLSNIFISTLKDTSLVASITMVDMFMVAQRIAARAFDPLTLYVLAALFYLAVCTLLTFLQSKLERRFSRFV is encoded by the coding sequence ATGAACGAAACAAGCAGAATTCTAGAGCTTGTTAGCAGCTCGCTAGAGCCGATGGCGCTAGCCCTGTTACAAGTTACGATCCCGCTTACGATAATCTCATTTCTGCTCGGGCTCGTGCTTGCGGTGCTGACGGCGGTCGCACGCATCGCAAATTTTAAAATTTTAAAACAGCTAAGCGAAATTTATATTTGGATTTTTCGCGGCACTCCGCTTTTGGTGCAGCTTTTTATCGTCTATTTCGGGCTTCCAATCATCGGGATCACGCTTGATGTTTGGGCTGCTGCGATCATTACCTTTAGCCTAAATATCGGCGCTTACGCTTCAGAGGCGGTGCGAGCTGCGATCCTATCGGTGCCAAAAGGACAATGGGAGGCGGCTACCTCGCTAGGCATGAGCTACGCTCAAATTCTGCGCCGCATTATCGCTCCGCAAGCAGCGCGCATATCGCTGCCGCCGCTATCAAATATATTTATCTCTACGCTTAAAGACACCTCGCTCGTAGCCTCGATTACGATGGTTGATATGTTTATGGTCGCTCAACGTATCGCTGCACGGGCATTCGATCCGCTTACGTTATACGTACTGGCGGCACTATTTTATCTAGCAGTCTGCACCCTTCTTACGTTCTTACAATCCAAGCTAGAGCGACGATTTTCAAGGTTCGTGTGA
- a CDS encoding amino acid ABC transporter substrate-binding protein — protein sequence MKNLIKTLLACALLICGANAKTLREGTLKVATEGTFSPFSYYNDKNELVGYDVDVARAVAEKLGLKIEFLTAPWDAMLAAFDAGKADAVFNQVSITDERKKKYEYSVPYTVVYGAIIVHKDNNDIKSFEDLKGKKNADSATSNWAQVAKKYGAQNVTVDSFAKSMELLIARRVDTVVRDNTVFYDFLKQRPDAPIKIAAKLKDVDYSAAIVQKGNKELADQISKALNELKAEGKLKEISLKYFGKDVSE from the coding sequence ATGAAAAATTTAATAAAAACTTTGCTTGCGTGCGCGCTTTTAATATGCGGCGCAAACGCTAAAACACTACGCGAAGGCACGCTTAAAGTAGCTACGGAAGGCACCTTTTCGCCATTTTCGTATTATAACGACAAAAATGAGCTCGTAGGATACGACGTAGATGTCGCGCGCGCAGTCGCCGAAAAACTTGGTCTAAAAATAGAATTTCTAACCGCGCCTTGGGATGCGATGCTTGCAGCATTTGATGCAGGCAAGGCAGACGCTGTGTTTAATCAAGTAAGCATCACTGATGAGCGCAAGAAAAAATATGAGTATTCTGTGCCCTACACCGTCGTTTACGGAGCTATCATCGTGCATAAAGATAACAACGACATTAAAAGCTTCGAGGATTTAAAAGGCAAGAAAAATGCAGACTCCGCTACCAGCAACTGGGCGCAAGTCGCTAAAAAATACGGCGCGCAAAACGTAACCGTCGATAGTTTCGCTAAAAGTATGGAGCTGCTGATCGCTCGCCGCGTAGATACCGTCGTGCGCGACAATACCGTATTTTACGACTTTTTAAAACAACGTCCGGATGCTCCGATTAAGATCGCTGCAAAGCTAAAAGATGTCGATTATAGCGCTGCAATCGTGCAGAAGGGCAATAAAGAGCTCGCAGATCAAATCAGCAAAGCCTTAAACGAACTCAAAGCCGAAGGTAAGCTAAAAGAAATTTCGCTTAAATATTTCGGCAAAGATGTGAGTGAATGA